A window from Populus trichocarpa isolate Nisqually-1 chromosome 3, P.trichocarpa_v4.1, whole genome shotgun sequence encodes these proteins:
- the LOC7463581 gene encoding transcription initiation factor TFIID subunit 7 produces MEEQFILRVTPSIAEKLDRLLSDTASSSEEQSLDLSFSEDGRGGTFVIGNEHFPASLLDLPCVVESYKTYDDCALVKTADIGQMIMVREAGDTVPDVVEYRHGLTPPMRDARKRRFRREPYLNPELVQRVEKDLLNIMAGGTVENAEAEANEQEEDGEQNARKANKKPEPAPEAKPDVPETTANAEEPERSDSDESDDSM; encoded by the exons ATGGAGGAACAGTTTATACTAAGAGTTACACCTTCTATTGCGGAGAAGTTAGATCGACTTTTGAGTGACACTGCTTCTTCTTCTGAAGAACAATCATTGGATTTGTCTTTTTCTG AGGATGGAAGGGGTGGCACATTTGTCATTGGAAACGAACATTTCCCTGCATCTCTCTTGGATCTTCCTTGTGTTGTAGAGTCCTACAAAACGTATGACGATTGTGCGCTAGTTAAAACTGCAGACATTGGTCAA ATGATTATGGTTAGAGAAGCAGGTGATACTGTTCCAGATGTGGTGGAGTACAGACATGGGCTCACTCCTCCTATGAGGGATGCTCGAAAGAGAAGATTTCGTAGGGAGCCATACCTCAAT CCCGAGCTTGTACAGCGTGTTGAGAAAGATCTTCTGAACATCATGGCCGGGGGCACAGTCGAAAATGCTG AAGCTGAAGCTAATGAGCAAGAGGAAGACGGTGAACAGAATGCTCGTAAAGCAAATAAGAAACCTGAGCCTGCTCCTGAAGCAAAGCCTGATGTACCAGAAACAACAGCTAATGCAGAAGAACCTGAGAGAAGTGATTCAGATGAGTCCGATGATTCGATGTAA